TCCTCGAAATTCCAGCCGTTGCGTTGGCTCGTGGCCGATCAGAGGTAGGGAAGAAATCAATAGTCTCCAATCTCCAATCCAAGTGACTCGTCTCAATACCAGCCCCTGTTAAAGGCTTCTAGAATCTAGATCTTAATACTACTGCTCAATCTTTAGCAGTGGCCCTGGTAGTAGGTGATTAGTGTTGGCTCCTTTCGTGGCTGTGTTCGGTTGATCGATTCTCGTGATTGGCGATTATAACAGGTTAATGTGAATTCGGGCTAGTTGACACGAATAGGTTAGATGTAAAGTGTGCCGTAAAATGTGATCGATTCGGGATTTGGTCGCGGCAGAATTCTTAAATTTTCTTGGCCAGAGGCTGTTCTTGGCGACTTGCGGACGGACCTTTTTCGATTTCGTGAGCTGATTTTACGGGCAGGAAGTGGCGGTGGGAGAGGGCGGGGAGGAGGTTATAAGATCTTTACACTGCGGGCTGTAATCTACTACGCGAGAGACTGGAGGTTGGTGTTAAAGAATTGAGATCTGGATAGAGGCCACTGCTGTGCTCCTGATTAAGGTTCTGGACTCCAGATAGTGCTTTCTTCCCTACTACTGCTAAACCACCATCCACCTCCAAAATGCTTGGTAGGGCCTCTCAGCCGTGGAGATGGGAAGCGTAGTTCCTCAGCATTTCAGCAAACTCGGTTTCCACGGAGCAGCGGATGGTCGTTGGGAATTCGTCAAAGGTGTGTTTCGAGGTGAGGTGGGGGCTCGCAAGCCCGAGCAGTAACCCGATCCCAGCTAGAGCAATAGCGATCCCGAGAACGACGATCACTACGACTGCGGTTTTGATCCCGATCAGGAACGCCGTGAGACCCAAAGAGCTTCCTGCAATTCCCCCGAGTATTCGGTTCTGGTGCCGATTCACGAATGGAGTAAGCTGGGGAGTGTGGTGCCCGTCTTTGAACCGTGGGTCACTCTCAGTCCATCTGGATTCGACTTTCAAATGCTGCAAGGCGGAGGCGGGTTCTTGAAGTAGTAGTGATTCTTCGGACGTGTGATTGATGATTGCCACCTGTGCTTCACTTCCCGATTCTTTATCCATTACGAATATCACGGAAACCCTGTGGCCTTTGCGAACCGTTGGGATGCCAGCGTGGTACTCGACACGTATTTCCCGACCCGTCTTCTCTTCACGAACCCAGAACCAGTATTGTTTGGCTACTCGCGTGCTGATTTCCATTTGGCCAGCAGTATCGGAGTACCCCCGCGTGACGGTGATCGGCCGGTAGGTTGTCGAAATGGTACCCGAGCCGGAAACGTGCGGAACGGCGATCAAATCAAGGCTTGCGACCTGTCCTGTTACGTGGCGAAGACGAACGCGACTTTTGAAACGCTCCCAACCGGAAGCGACGTTAGGCACTTCTGACCGGTACTTGCACTTGGGGCACCGAATGTCACTTTCAACTGCGTCCCACTCGGCAGTGGCACGAGAAC
This region of Gemmata massiliana genomic DNA includes:
- a CDS encoding DUF3040 domain-containing protein, translating into MIAVPHVSGSGTISTTYRPITVTRGYSDTAGQMEISTRVAKQYWFWVREEKTGREIRVEYHAGIPTVRKGHRVSVIFVMDKESGSEAQVAIINHTSEESLLLQEPASALQHLKVESRWTESDPRFKDGHHTPQLTPFVNRHQNRILGGIAGSSLGLTAFLIGIKTAVVVIVVLGIAIALAGIGLLLGLASPHLTSKHTFDEFPTTIRCSVETEFAEMLRNYASHLHG